The proteins below are encoded in one region of Gimesia sp.:
- a CDS encoding cupin domain-containing protein codes for MAIPHAESGTIIKIDPLKQKLSETKTHTLAKTDKLEIIRLIMKKGKEISPHSSPGPITVQCLEGRVQFSTQGKDLDMVPGNLTFLNGGETHSVKAIEDSSLLLTLQIMKH; via the coding sequence ATGGCTATCCCACATGCAGAATCTGGAACAATCATTAAAATCGACCCACTGAAACAAAAGCTTTCAGAGACTAAGACTCATACACTAGCCAAGACAGACAAGCTTGAAATAATACGCCTGATCATGAAGAAAGGAAAAGAAATATCCCCTCATTCCAGTCCAGGTCCTATCACTGTCCAATGCCTGGAAGGTCGGGTTCAGTTTTCTACTCAGGGAAAGGATCTTGACATGGTTCCAGGGAATTTAACTTTCCTGAATGGTGGCGAGACTCATTCCGTAAAAGCGATTGAGGATTCATCATTGCTTTTGACATTACAAATCATGAAGCATTGA
- a CDS encoding DUF3365 domain-containing protein: MLKTGIVTSLAVTILFLFTLDLTGQDQKIGKTSDEPTAQEPGQPSKSAVKRTRQTVKMLDDIYKQAIVLITDKYVNDDDDFPAGSAAVELFKRVGKTGFHHVRLLDVTGEPYEPQNVAKTEFEKQGVRKLKSGEPYYEEVIIKEGRPYLQAMTPVPVVMKKCVMCHPHYKDVKDGQPIGAISYELPIK; this comes from the coding sequence ATGCTCAAGACAGGAATTGTTACAAGCCTCGCAGTGACTATTCTGTTTCTCTTTACTCTCGATTTAACAGGCCAAGATCAAAAGATTGGAAAAACGTCTGACGAGCCGACTGCTCAAGAGCCTGGACAGCCTTCAAAGTCCGCGGTTAAACGGACTCGTCAAACCGTCAAAATGCTGGATGATATCTATAAACAGGCGATTGTGCTTATTACAGATAAGTATGTAAATGACGATGACGACTTTCCTGCAGGCAGCGCGGCGGTTGAGTTATTTAAGCGAGTCGGCAAAACAGGCTTTCATCATGTACGCCTTCTGGATGTGACAGGTGAGCCTTACGAACCCCAGAATGTGGCCAAGACCGAATTCGAGAAGCAAGGCGTTCGAAAACTCAAATCAGGTGAACCTTACTATGAGGAGGTAATCATCAAAGAAGGGCGGCCCTACCTGCAGGCGATGACGCCTGTTCCCGTGGTGATGAAAAAATGTGTCATGTGCCACCCTCACTACAAGGATGTGAAGGATGGACAACCGATAGGAGCGATCAGCTATGAGTTACCAATCAAGTGA
- a CDS encoding Rrf2 family transcriptional regulator: MQLTVQTDYALRTLMYLASQDERVTVADVATLFQISSNHVAKVVNQLSRFGYIRSVRGLGGGIELATPLEEIRLGEVIERFEGSLHLLDCVGTDNVCVIQPFCKLKGVLAEAERIQLEYLNSVTLAGVALSKQQLLNLT; this comes from the coding sequence ATGCAACTCACCGTGCAAACTGATTACGCGTTGCGAACTCTGATGTACCTGGCGTCTCAAGACGAGCGGGTCACGGTCGCAGATGTCGCCACCCTCTTCCAGATTTCAAGTAATCATGTGGCGAAGGTAGTCAATCAGCTATCACGCTTTGGATATATCCGCAGTGTTAGAGGGTTAGGGGGAGGAATTGAACTCGCAACCCCTCTTGAAGAAATACGTTTGGGAGAAGTGATCGAACGCTTTGAAGGTAGCTTGCACCTCTTGGATTGCGTTGGGACTGATAATGTCTGTGTGATTCAGCCATTCTGTAAGCTTAAAGGGGTTCTGGCAGAGGCCGAACGGATTCAACTGGAGTATCTCAACAGTGTTACCTTGGCTGGTGTTGCCCTTTCAAAGCAACAGTTGTTGAATTTAACTTAA
- the hmpA gene encoding NO-inducible flavohemoprotein codes for MLSDKTIGIVKNITPIVAANAETVTRVFYQKMFAGNPEVKAFFNQSHQHSGGQQKALAGAICAYFSHIDDLESLTPAIELIAQKHCSLGIQPEQYPIVGKHLLAAIQEVMGEAATDEILAAVGEAYQLLADVCIERERQIYAEQRALTGGWNGYRPFIVERKESESNVITSFYLKPADNGPLPTWIPGQYITVRIDHPTTPTSPRNYSLSDQPGQNYFRISVKREVSLTPDAPAGLISNYLHDEVQVGDTLEIGPPCGEFTLNLSDQRETPVVFLAGGVGVTPLLSMAKSLIASQPEAPLYFLQAARNSQTHAFRKELQELKDNGPNVRTLTMYDCPLEEDVERENYDSNGVVDETIIRDWTPFENAEFYFCGPKPFMQNVYSCLHSLNVSTNRIHFEFFGPRQDIESLANS; via the coding sequence ATGCTAAGTGATAAAACCATCGGTATTGTCAAGAATATCACTCCGATTGTCGCGGCAAATGCGGAAACCGTCACTCGCGTTTTCTACCAGAAGATGTTCGCAGGGAACCCGGAAGTCAAAGCTTTCTTCAATCAATCACACCAACATTCCGGTGGCCAGCAAAAAGCTCTTGCTGGTGCCATCTGCGCTTATTTTTCACACATTGATGATCTGGAGTCCCTCACGCCAGCAATTGAGCTCATTGCTCAGAAGCACTGCTCTTTAGGTATTCAACCCGAACAGTATCCGATCGTCGGCAAGCACTTATTGGCAGCGATTCAGGAGGTTATGGGAGAAGCTGCCACAGACGAAATCTTGGCTGCGGTGGGCGAAGCTTATCAACTCCTTGCAGATGTATGCATAGAACGTGAGCGACAAATTTATGCTGAACAGCGTGCTTTAACTGGAGGCTGGAACGGCTATCGTCCGTTTATCGTTGAACGTAAGGAATCAGAGAGTAATGTCATTACATCCTTCTATTTGAAGCCTGCCGACAATGGCCCACTTCCGACCTGGATACCGGGCCAATACATTACCGTCAGAATTGATCATCCAACCACTCCCACTTCACCCCGCAACTACAGTCTTTCGGATCAGCCTGGTCAAAACTATTTTCGTATCAGTGTTAAACGCGAAGTGAGCCTCACCCCTGATGCTCCTGCTGGACTGATTTCGAATTATCTACACGATGAAGTTCAGGTTGGCGACACCTTGGAAATCGGCCCGCCTTGCGGAGAATTTACATTGAATCTCTCTGATCAGCGTGAAACCCCGGTTGTCTTCCTTGCCGGTGGCGTTGGTGTCACTCCATTATTATCGATGGCAAAATCGTTGATCGCTTCTCAGCCTGAAGCCCCTCTCTATTTTTTACAGGCAGCACGCAACAGCCAGACTCATGCTTTCAGAAAAGAACTTCAAGAATTAAAAGATAATGGTCCAAACGTCAGAACGCTTACGATGTATGATTGCCCTCTTGAAGAAGACGTCGAAAGGGAAAATTATGATTCGAATGGCGTTGTAGATGAAACAATCATTCGTGACTGGACTCCCTTCGAGAATGCCGAATTTTATTTCTGTGGTCCTAAACCGTTCATGCAGAACGTTTATTCTTGCCTACACTCCTTGAATGTCTCAACTAATCGAATTCATTTTGAGTTCTTCGGACCACGCCAGGACATAGAGTCCTTGGCCAACTCTTGA
- the cas6 gene encoding type I-MYXAN CRISPR-associated protein Cas6/Cmx6 — MYVDLKFRITTEDSVPVDHGYHLYAALSNLVPDLHQKNKIGIHSLRGKYLQNHHLKLRTGSSLVLRTPVEQIFQFLCLTGKTIQVNQAKIRIGVPQVTALLAAPTLWSRLVIIKVAGQNAAQLDALSFRASIEKQLSSYDVNPEGKVDIRKRRTLKIKDKVIVGYEVLLENLTEEESFQVQIMGVGGRRHMGCGLFTAYRPRNKKMVTDMDETIGAGRLWNR, encoded by the coding sequence ATGTACGTCGATCTGAAATTTCGGATTACAACAGAAGATTCAGTCCCCGTTGATCATGGATATCATCTGTATGCTGCTCTTTCAAACCTGGTCCCTGATTTGCATCAGAAGAACAAAATCGGTATTCACTCATTGCGCGGTAAATATCTCCAGAATCATCACTTGAAGTTACGGACGGGCAGTAGTCTGGTGCTGAGAACCCCGGTAGAGCAGATCTTTCAGTTCTTATGCCTGACGGGAAAAACGATTCAGGTGAATCAGGCAAAGATACGGATTGGAGTCCCTCAAGTGACTGCTCTGCTTGCTGCCCCTACACTTTGGAGCAGACTGGTAATAATCAAGGTAGCGGGGCAAAATGCGGCTCAGTTGGATGCCTTATCATTTCGAGCGTCAATAGAAAAACAGCTCTCTAGCTATGACGTGAATCCTGAAGGCAAGGTTGATATTCGAAAACGACGTACTCTAAAAATTAAAGATAAAGTAATCGTGGGGTATGAAGTCTTGTTAGAGAATTTGACTGAGGAAGAATCTTTCCAGGTGCAGATCATGGGGGTCGGTGGAAGGCGGCATATGGGCTGTGGTTTATTCACTGCATATCGACCGCGGAACAAAAAGATGGTAACAGATATGGATGAGACGATAGGGGCAGGGCGGCTATGGAATCGATAA
- a CDS encoding DUF3365 domain-containing protein — protein sequence MNKIRLLLFVGFGLLYLSLGQGRRSLPIVQAEKPNDKAALSTLKSLPTTIGEAQIRARILHETIHGALQVIHRDFFQEDESRVIPSHSLEDVFKELNRAHGVKIRWLAVNAKAMNIDNEPKTEFEKMSVKELSVGKASYEQVIDDQFHYTGKIRLPSQCLKCHLPMRRDNRDRVAGLVISMPVKSHGKAE from the coding sequence ATGAATAAAATTAGACTGCTGCTTTTTGTCGGATTTGGGTTGCTTTATCTCAGTCTGGGGCAGGGGAGACGTTCACTGCCCATCGTACAGGCGGAAAAGCCAAATGACAAAGCAGCGCTTTCAACATTGAAATCTCTACCGACGACAATCGGTGAGGCGCAAATACGCGCTCGGATTCTACATGAGACTATTCATGGCGCACTGCAGGTAATACACCGCGATTTTTTTCAGGAGGATGAGAGTCGAGTGATCCCCTCACATTCTCTGGAAGATGTTTTTAAAGAGCTGAACCGTGCTCATGGGGTAAAGATTCGCTGGCTGGCTGTAAACGCGAAGGCGATGAACATTGACAACGAACCCAAAACTGAATTTGAGAAAATGTCTGTCAAAGAATTGTCAGTGGGTAAAGCCAGTTATGAACAGGTAATCGATGACCAATTCCATTACACCGGAAAGATCCGACTACCATCCCAGTGTTTGAAGTGTCATCTTCCGATGCGTCGAGATAACCGAGATCGCGTGGCGGGATTAGTGATTTCTATGCCCGTAAAATCACATGGCAAAGCTGAATAA
- a CDS encoding DUF488 family protein encodes MSNIEKWIEPIRDKTPMTNYRFHVCSVHIDDLVTHETDSVVWCDTYVPPGNLRNELWWLPGLNPNRELQEWFSHHPELWYEFRRRYRCQLISQVSLCEQLRSLACQGLLILVYQSGSANQNLATVIEDQLIHLECQHRWSAGLMIGGHTFPVRSEIIALGGLWYTKHKTWMMPDKQSWRYIVDLLPGDF; translated from the coding sequence GTGTCGAATATCGAAAAGTGGATAGAACCTATCCGCGATAAAACTCCTATGACTAACTATAGATTCCATGTTTGTTCAGTGCATATTGATGACCTCGTCACCCATGAGACGGATAGTGTTGTTTGGTGTGACACTTATGTACCGCCAGGCAATTTGAGAAATGAGCTCTGGTGGTTGCCAGGATTGAATCCAAACCGTGAATTACAAGAATGGTTTTCGCATCATCCAGAGCTCTGGTATGAATTCCGTCGACGATATCGCTGTCAACTAATATCACAGGTTTCATTATGCGAACAGCTCAGAAGTTTAGCCTGCCAGGGCTTGCTGATCCTGGTCTATCAGAGTGGTTCAGCAAATCAAAACCTGGCGACTGTAATCGAAGATCAGCTGATTCATTTAGAATGCCAGCATCGCTGGAGCGCGGGACTAATGATTGGCGGCCACACATTTCCTGTACGTAGTGAGATTATCGCGCTGGGAGGTCTATGGTATACGAAACATAAAACCTGGATGATGCCTGACAAACAAAGCTGGAGGTATATCGTAGATTTACTCCCTGGTGATTTTTAA
- a CDS encoding Rrf2 family transcriptional regulator, which translates to MLSKTHEYALRAVACLAGQPHKPESADHLAEKTKVPRRYLTRVLQDLTAGGILKSRSGPKGGYELITDPSELSILDIVSAIAPMERINSCPLGLKSHTSLCPLHAELDRVYAEAEAAFARVTIGQLLESTTTIVPLCES; encoded by the coding sequence ATGCTTTCGAAGACTCATGAATATGCATTGCGTGCAGTAGCCTGCCTGGCGGGGCAACCCCATAAACCCGAATCGGCAGATCATCTGGCAGAAAAGACCAAAGTACCCCGACGGTATCTCACGCGTGTTCTGCAGGACCTCACCGCTGGAGGAATTCTGAAGTCGCGAAGTGGCCCCAAGGGGGGCTACGAATTGATTACTGATCCTTCAGAACTTTCAATTCTGGATATCGTGAGCGCTATCGCTCCCATGGAACGAATCAATAGTTGTCCGTTGGGGCTGAAATCGCACACCAGTCTCTGTCCCTTACACGCAGAGTTAGATCGTGTATATGCCGAAGCGGAAGCTGCATTCGCTCGCGTGACAATCGGCCAGCTACTTGAGTCCACCACAACGATCGTTCCCTTATGCGAGAGTTGA
- a CDS encoding DUF3365 domain-containing protein — MMIKVSVMLCGCVLACTLVSFAEPPGQESLPQAQGLKRGATKKTDEKQLERRMSIDEARLRARLTHNIYSATLDSMHRSYFINERAAVPARVMQRMFDDVEEVEKIKARWIAVNARAMSIDHEPKTDFEKKAAQELASGKEMYEKVENGVYQRAGAISLMHHGCLSCHVGFGKKNTKDRFAGLIISIPIK, encoded by the coding sequence ATGATGATTAAAGTATCAGTGATGCTATGCGGATGTGTTTTGGCTTGTACTTTGGTTTCGTTCGCTGAACCACCAGGGCAGGAGAGCCTCCCCCAGGCACAGGGGCTAAAAAGAGGGGCGACAAAGAAAACCGATGAAAAGCAACTGGAACGGCGGATGTCAATCGACGAGGCACGTTTACGGGCGCGACTCACTCACAATATATATTCGGCGACTTTGGATTCCATGCATAGAAGTTATTTTATCAATGAGCGAGCTGCTGTTCCTGCACGGGTAATGCAACGAATGTTTGATGATGTGGAGGAAGTAGAGAAAATCAAGGCCCGATGGATTGCCGTAAATGCCCGCGCGATGAGTATCGACCACGAGCCGAAAACCGATTTTGAAAAAAAGGCTGCTCAGGAACTGGCGTCGGGTAAAGAGATGTATGAAAAAGTCGAAAATGGTGTTTACCAGCGAGCAGGTGCGATTTCATTAATGCATCATGGTTGTTTGAGCTGTCATGTTGGGTTTGGAAAGAAAAATACGAAAGATCGATTTGCTGGATTGATTATATCGATCCCAATAAAATGA
- a CDS encoding GreA/GreB family elongation factor, translating into MNQKRIVISKSDHRKLSLLLQSEFTQAIGNNPYISRLRGELYNADIVEPDFIPPDIVTMNSQIKLIDQDLNEDEIYTLVYPDEANINDGKLSILTPIGTAIFGCRIGDEVSGYASQMLIKEIIYQPQRSGIMSS; encoded by the coding sequence ATGAACCAAAAACGAATAGTAATTTCCAAAAGTGATCATCGAAAATTGTCGCTATTGCTGCAGAGCGAGTTCACACAGGCGATTGGCAATAACCCCTACATCTCGCGATTAAGGGGGGAGTTATATAACGCCGATATTGTAGAGCCGGATTTTATACCACCAGACATAGTGACGATGAATTCGCAGATAAAACTGATTGATCAGGACTTGAATGAGGATGAGATCTATACCCTAGTCTACCCAGACGAGGCAAACATAAATGACGGAAAATTATCAATCCTGACCCCGATTGGCACCGCAATATTCGGCTGCAGGATTGGTGATGAAGTGAGTGGCTATGCAAGTCAAATGCTGATCAAAGAGATCATTTATCAGCCCCAACGCTCCGGTATAATGTCATCATAA
- a CDS encoding PAS domain-containing protein, producing the protein MSYQSSESLHKDPEATQFHSELHTLINAFGDAVISVDRDGRFVLWNPGAERLFGYTSTEALGESLDLIIPPQSRKAHWEGFYKAMRLNQTRLGSDLIHVPMLRKDQTQFPGALTVGVVRDENKRIVNIGAIIREDTIRQYDQ; encoded by the coding sequence ATGAGTTACCAATCAAGTGAGTCTCTCCATAAAGATCCGGAGGCTACGCAGTTTCATTCTGAATTGCACACACTCATAAATGCATTCGGAGACGCTGTTATCAGTGTCGATCGTGATGGGCGGTTTGTCCTCTGGAATCCTGGAGCCGAGCGCCTGTTTGGATATACGTCTACTGAAGCACTCGGAGAGTCGCTGGATCTGATTATCCCTCCGCAATCGCGCAAAGCACACTGGGAAGGATTTTACAAAGCCATGCGCCTGAATCAGACTCGTCTGGGAAGCGATTTGATCCATGTCCCCATGTTGCGCAAAGACCAGACTCAGTTTCCGGGAGCGCTGACCGTTGGCGTTGTGAGAGATGAAAATAAGAGGATTGTGAATATCGGTGCGATTATTCGAGAGGATACTATTCGCCAATACGATCAGTAA
- the cas8a1 gene encoding type I-MYXAN CRISPR-associated Cas8a1/Cmx1 yields MESINDLKTIELELHAPGMSPLHRAGLGGLACTLHAWQKGMYSGAGTNWDYPFRFEIKTDSITLELSEPQQAANALQKLFEFGFQINSDGLIFLPGQFHSPPDSAFLADLQAGYLLTFLQHGTSRKLAKNESQVSHHLPDGGSWEVPVAYRKCSWFKQQSGWKDLIDQHGRFQTQPIRIDSSIYPGASIRHFAFKNQTAIKEPLKRILPLYFSLVGCLAMAVNRGVGILLVPEVKDLHEFIQQRPRLNPQHASECRVLNSADAILQAKTRVGAKLGINSVTFQPTPWALQIKSRVKTCEVAALDDLTISQFQIVYDALRPRIVALESDLNRSSSKQTTVKAFQSGYRVDSIMRSLIAENLIDRKPWYSGFSSMMSKTNPNTGRLFRDQVMYEAQGLHQLISTPGIWGRDEERLLVGMIQNAVTGLLSGKRSGAIHSARRSAPSTCGWAYEKIRLKLARTQCQSQLRSLLSQLLNQSRSKKTSSTEYNQCLAFINEDWLRCRDLSLLALVCFSGRVSEEQKLKQSA; encoded by the coding sequence ATGGAATCGATAAATGATTTAAAAACGATTGAATTAGAGCTCCATGCACCGGGGATGTCTCCCCTACATCGTGCGGGGCTGGGCGGTTTGGCCTGCACGCTTCATGCATGGCAAAAGGGAATGTATTCAGGAGCAGGTACTAATTGGGATTATCCCTTTCGCTTTGAGATCAAGACTGACTCTATCACGTTGGAACTTTCTGAACCTCAGCAGGCTGCAAATGCGCTCCAGAAACTCTTTGAATTCGGGTTTCAAATCAATTCCGACGGTCTTATTTTTCTGCCTGGGCAGTTTCATTCTCCTCCGGATTCAGCATTTTTGGCAGATTTACAGGCCGGTTACCTTCTGACATTTTTGCAACACGGGACTTCGCGAAAATTGGCAAAAAACGAATCGCAGGTCTCTCATCACTTACCTGATGGGGGAAGCTGGGAGGTACCTGTGGCTTATCGAAAATGCTCCTGGTTCAAGCAGCAGTCTGGCTGGAAAGATCTGATTGATCAACACGGGCGATTTCAGACTCAACCGATAAGAATCGACAGCTCAATCTATCCGGGAGCATCCATCCGTCATTTTGCTTTCAAGAATCAAACTGCTATCAAAGAACCATTAAAACGTATTCTGCCACTGTATTTTTCTCTGGTAGGTTGTCTGGCAATGGCAGTGAATCGAGGTGTTGGAATACTGCTCGTACCAGAGGTAAAAGATTTGCATGAATTTATTCAGCAGCGTCCCCGACTAAATCCACAACATGCCAGCGAATGTCGCGTGTTGAATTCTGCCGATGCGATTTTACAGGCTAAAACGAGGGTCGGTGCGAAACTGGGAATCAATTCAGTCACATTTCAGCCCACTCCCTGGGCCCTTCAAATTAAGTCTCGCGTTAAGACCTGCGAAGTTGCAGCATTGGATGATCTGACAATCAGCCAGTTTCAAATCGTGTATGACGCGCTGCGGCCTCGAATTGTTGCATTAGAGTCAGACCTCAATAGATCCAGTTCGAAGCAGACAACCGTTAAAGCTTTTCAATCTGGATATCGGGTCGACAGTATCATGCGATCCCTGATAGCAGAGAATCTGATAGATCGGAAACCCTGGTATTCAGGGTTTTCGAGCATGATGTCCAAAACTAATCCTAATACTGGCAGACTGTTTCGTGATCAGGTCATGTATGAAGCCCAGGGGCTGCATCAGCTCATCTCCACTCCCGGAATTTGGGGCCGAGATGAAGAGCGATTGCTGGTTGGCATGATTCAGAATGCAGTAACAGGTCTGCTTTCCGGGAAAAGATCAGGAGCAATCCATTCAGCAAGACGGTCTGCCCCATCAACCTGTGGATGGGCTTATGAGAAGATACGACTCAAACTAGCCAGGACGCAATGTCAATCACAGTTGCGGTCTCTGCTCAGCCAATTGTTGAATCAAAGTAGATCTAAAAAAACATCATCTACGGAATACAACCAATGTCTGGCATTCATTAATGAAGACTGGCTACGTTGTCGCGATTTAAGTCTGCTGGCTCTGGTTTGTTTTTCTGGACGTGTCAGTGAAGAACAGAAACTGAAACAATCTGCCTGA